A part of Lactobacillus sp. ESL0700 genomic DNA contains:
- a CDS encoding C69 family dipeptidase, translating into MKEYSACTTILVGKNASIDGSTMIARNDDTFRPITPQKFIIRPAAKGEKGRKIKSWLNKFTMDLPEDAQAVPAVPNVDYQHRGYYDESGINQENVAMSCTESTYGNERALAFDPLVKDGLDEDCMQSVVLPYIHSAKNGVEYLGKLIAKYGSPAGNSVLFSDQDEIWYMEIVTGHHWVAQRIPDDAYAIAANRVSIEQVDFSDPDNFMWSDGIQEFVTAHHLNTDHEGWNFRHIFGTYTEQDRHYNTNRVWYGQKYFNPEVEQDPTDGDLPFIRRAAKKITREDIEFVLGSHYQDTPYDPFGKGTEEEKHRFRPIGLNRTQNAHILQIRSDVDQDKAAIMWLCIGGPTFTPFVPFFANMNDTDPSYNNTSMDYNMKDAWWYYKSLATIVESHYPQFVQLDTDYLKDLNQYFRRRVEDVIAGADGKSGSELTAYLTKANQETVAYTRKQSEKLWGQMMIDSINMSKLTFNMDENL; encoded by the coding sequence ATGAAAGAATACAGTGCATGTACCACCATTTTGGTTGGTAAAAATGCTTCAATTGACGGTTCAACAATGATCGCCCGCAACGATGACACTTTTCGGCCAATTACGCCACAAAAGTTTATTATTCGCCCAGCTGCTAAGGGCGAAAAGGGACGCAAGATTAAGTCGTGGCTGAATAAGTTTACGATGGATCTGCCTGAGGATGCGCAAGCTGTGCCCGCCGTTCCTAACGTTGATTATCAACACCGTGGTTATTATGACGAAAGTGGTATTAACCAGGAAAATGTTGCCATGTCTTGTACAGAATCAACCTATGGTAATGAACGTGCCTTAGCCTTTGATCCATTAGTTAAAGACGGTTTGGATGAGGACTGCATGCAATCAGTTGTTTTGCCATACATCCATTCAGCTAAAAACGGGGTTGAGTATTTAGGTAAATTAATTGCTAAGTATGGTTCACCTGCTGGTAACTCGGTTTTGTTTAGTGACCAAGATGAAATTTGGTATATGGAAATTGTGACTGGTCACCACTGGGTTGCCCAAAGAATCCCTGATGATGCTTATGCGATTGCAGCTAACCGAGTTTCAATTGAACAAGTTGATTTTAGCGACCCAGATAACTTTATGTGGAGCGACGGCATTCAAGAATTTGTGACCGCGCATCATTTAAACACAGACCATGAGGGTTGGAATTTCCGCCATATCTTTGGTACTTATACTGAACAGGACCGTCATTACAATACTAATCGTGTTTGGTATGGTCAGAAGTACTTTAATCCCGAAGTTGAACAAGACCCAACTGATGGTGACTTGCCATTTATCCGTCGCGCAGCAAAGAAGATTACGCGCGAAGATATTGAATTTGTGCTCGGTAGTCATTATCAAGACACGCCTTATGATCCATTTGGCAAGGGAACAGAAGAAGAAAAGCACCGTTTCCGGCCAATTGGCTTAAATAGAACCCAAAACGCGCATATTTTGCAAATTAGAAGTGATGTTGACCAGGATAAGGCTGCAATCATGTGGTTATGTATCGGCGGGCCAACCTTTACCCCGTTTGTACCGTTCTTTGCCAATATGAATGATACCGATCCGTCATATAACAATACTTCAATGGATTACAACATGAAGGATGCTTGGTGGTATTACAAGTCTTTGGCAACAATCGTTGAAAGTCACTATCCACAATTTGTTCAGCTGGATACCGACTACTTGAAGGACTTAAACCAATACTTCCGCCGTCGTGTCGAAGATGTTATTGCTGGTGCTGACGGTAAGAGTGGCAGCGAATTGACAGCTTATTTGACTAAAGCAAACCAAGAAACGGTTGCTTATACTCGCAAACAATCAGAAAAGTTGTGGGGTCAGATGATGATTGACTCAATTAACATGTCGAAGTTGACCTTCAATATGGATGAAAATCTATAG
- the rnc gene encoding ribonuclease III, with the protein MVSTKFVNQLNDKYKIKFNNPQLLEEAFTHSSYANEHPQDGVRDYEKLEFLGDAVLELAISDYLYRHFTELNEGELTRMRSNIVDTEGFAEFAKKFGFPAEINLGHGEEKAGARSRKTLLEDVFEAFNGALFLDQGMNAVEHFLHLTVYPLIDAGKFDASRDYKTDLQEFLQQDGPVKIEYQVIKEEQLPSRFTVQLRVNGKDVSQGAGHNKKAAEQDAARAALAKRS; encoded by the coding sequence ATGGTAAGCACGAAATTTGTTAATCAATTAAATGACAAATACAAAATCAAATTTAACAATCCCCAATTATTGGAAGAAGCATTCACGCATTCTTCATACGCTAATGAACACCCTCAAGATGGCGTTCGCGATTATGAAAAGCTGGAGTTCTTGGGGGATGCGGTATTGGAATTGGCAATTTCTGATTACTTGTACCGTCATTTTACCGAATTAAATGAGGGCGAATTAACGCGAATGAGGTCTAACATTGTTGATACTGAAGGCTTCGCCGAATTTGCCAAGAAGTTTGGCTTTCCAGCTGAAATTAATTTAGGTCATGGTGAAGAAAAAGCCGGTGCACGCTCACGCAAGACGCTGCTTGAAGACGTGTTTGAGGCCTTCAATGGTGCGCTTTTCCTTGATCAAGGCATGAATGCAGTTGAACACTTTCTTCATTTAACTGTTTATCCGCTAATTGATGCTGGGAAGTTTGATGCATCGCGGGATTATAAGACCGACCTGCAGGAATTTTTACAGCAAGATGGCCCGGTGAAGATTGAATATCAAGTAATTAAAGAGGAGCAGTTGCCTTCTCGTTTTACGGTACAATTGCGGGTTAATGGCAAAGATGTGTCCCAAGGTGCAGGTCATAATAAGAAGGCTGCAGAGCAGGACGCGGCACGGGCTGCCTTAGCCAAGAGAAGCTAG
- a CDS encoding oligopeptide ABC transporter substrate-binding protein: protein MRKGKFLSSIGVVTAAALTLVACGKSNTNDNSGAKTANKFPIAAPAKAVKQGGTIKVAEETDTPFTGVFNEELQMDQPSADVSSPGQESLFYVDDNYKINDKGPATLRLDRKANTATITIKKGVKWSDGKQVTAKDVEFAYEIIANKDTNSQRYSDQFNVIKGMKEYHEGKAKTISGIEMPDGENGRKVVLHCTELKPGMAYTGNGYIWEDAAPYHYLKNIPFKKLESSDQLRKNPIFFGPYKVQKIVRGQSVTWVPNKYYWRGKPKLDKVIYQVVGPNSASQAIKSHKFDIIQVINSQWKQVKDTKDVNFVAKIPLQYNYLAFKVGKWDAKQSKNVMNPKAKMGNKALRQAIAYAMNTDTVYKHYTNGLSFQIPTLIPSPFGDYYDKSIKGYTYNIKKANQILDKAGYKKKGKWRVQPNGKPLTIHFLAMSGNATQQPITQNFIQQWNKIGLNVKLVGGRLTEFNSFYDKVQHDDPGVDMFIAGWSLSDEPSQQQMYSEGTMSNYSRFVTPENNKLLQEMDSQKAFNHKYRVQKFHEWQKYMVDQAYVVPTVNAYKIDALNKKITGYSNKPSQMNNDHHIWFDIGYAK from the coding sequence ATGAGAAAAGGTAAATTTTTAAGCTCTATTGGAGTGGTTACAGCAGCTGCTTTAACATTAGTAGCTTGTGGTAAGAGCAACACTAATGATAATAGTGGTGCTAAGACAGCAAATAAGTTTCCAATTGCAGCGCCAGCTAAGGCCGTTAAGCAAGGTGGAACTATTAAAGTTGCTGAAGAAACTGACACACCTTTTACAGGTGTTTTTAATGAAGAATTACAAATGGACCAGCCAAGTGCTGACGTTTCTTCTCCTGGTCAGGAATCATTGTTTTATGTTGATGATAACTACAAGATTAATGATAAGGGACCAGCAACTTTGAGATTGGATCGTAAAGCTAATACGGCAACGATTACAATCAAGAAGGGTGTTAAATGGTCTGACGGCAAACAAGTTACAGCAAAAGATGTTGAATTTGCTTACGAAATTATTGCTAATAAAGATACGAACTCGCAAAGATATTCCGACCAATTTAATGTTATTAAGGGTATGAAGGAATATCATGAGGGTAAGGCCAAGACAATTTCTGGTATTGAAATGCCAGATGGCGAAAATGGTCGAAAAGTTGTCTTACATTGTACTGAATTGAAGCCAGGTATGGCATATACAGGTAACGGTTATATTTGGGAAGATGCAGCTCCATATCATTATTTAAAGAATATTCCGTTTAAGAAGTTGGAATCTTCCGATCAATTGAGAAAGAACCCAATCTTCTTTGGACCATATAAGGTGCAAAAGATTGTTCGTGGTCAATCAGTAACTTGGGTACCAAACAAGTATTACTGGCGTGGTAAACCAAAACTAGACAAGGTTATTTACCAAGTTGTTGGTCCTAACTCCGCTTCACAAGCAATTAAGAGTCATAAATTTGACATTATTCAAGTTATTAACAGTCAGTGGAAGCAAGTTAAAGACACCAAGGATGTTAACTTTGTTGCTAAAATTCCGCTACAATACAATTACTTGGCCTTCAAAGTTGGTAAGTGGGATGCTAAGCAATCTAAGAATGTCATGAATCCTAAAGCCAAGATGGGTAATAAGGCTTTACGTCAAGCCATTGCATATGCAATGAACACTGACACAGTTTATAAACACTATACCAATGGCTTGAGTTTCCAAATCCCAACTTTGATTCCATCACCGTTTGGCGACTACTATGACAAGAGTATTAAAGGTTACACTTATAACATTAAGAAAGCTAACCAAATTTTGGATAAAGCTGGCTACAAAAAGAAGGGTAAGTGGCGTGTACAGCCAAATGGCAAGCCATTAACTATTCACTTCTTGGCAATGTCAGGTAATGCAACTCAACAACCAATTACGCAAAACTTTATTCAGCAATGGAACAAGATCGGCTTGAATGTAAAATTAGTTGGCGGCAGATTGACCGAGTTCAACTCATTCTACGACAAGGTTCAACATGACGATCCAGGTGTTGACATGTTTATTGCTGGTTGGAGCTTATCAGATGAGCCTTCACAACAACAAATGTACAGTGAAGGGACGATGTCTAACTACTCAAGATTTGTTACTCCAGAGAACAATAAACTCTTGCAAGAAATGGACTCACAAAAGGCCTTTAACCACAAGTACCGGGTACAGAAGTTCCACGAATGGCAAAAGTACATGGTTGATCAAGCCTATGTTGTACCAACAGTTAATGCATATAAGATTGATGCTCTTAACAAGAAGATTACAGGCTACTCTAACAAGCCATCTCAAATGAACAATGACCACCACATTTGGTTTGACATTGGTTATGCCAAATAA
- a CDS encoding amino acid permease, with the protein MKLWQTMNRKENPNIYQEKDGHLVRTLKVRDFLALGVGTIVSTSIFTLPGEVAALHTGPAVAISCVVASIVAGLVAFAYAEMAAAMPFAGSVYSWINVVFGEFWGWISGWALLAEYLIGMAFVSSGLSANLRALIAPLGWNLPAFLANPIGVNGGLVDLVALIAIMLAAILVSFGVSKASRVENILVVVKVLAILLFVVVGLTAIKAANFVPFIPHYRATAHGPFGGWQGIYAGVSMIYISFLGFDTIASNSAEAINPQKTMPRGIIGSLLIAVVLFVAVSLVLVGMVPYQQYLNSAEPVGYALRQTGHGGVAIIVQSVAVLGMFTALIGLCMASSRLVYSFGRDGMLPKKLGKLNQDRRPATALWTVAIVSVVISAFIPFAFLTQLVSAGTLIAFMFVSIGIYRLRPREGHDIADPAFKMPLYPVLPFLAFLGSFAVFLGLDNQAKKYMLVWSIVGIIIYYLYGMHHSAMNKQ; encoded by the coding sequence TTGAAGTTATGGCAAACAATGAATCGAAAGGAAAATCCTAATATTTATCAAGAAAAAGATGGCCATCTTGTACGCACCTTAAAGGTACGCGACTTTTTGGCTCTTGGTGTTGGGACAATCGTTTCCACCTCGATTTTCACGCTGCCGGGAGAAGTTGCAGCGCTGCACACAGGACCAGCGGTTGCCATTTCCTGTGTTGTTGCCTCAATTGTTGCTGGACTTGTGGCCTTTGCTTATGCCGAAATGGCAGCAGCAATGCCATTCGCTGGCTCTGTTTATTCTTGGATTAATGTCGTTTTTGGCGAATTTTGGGGCTGGATTTCTGGTTGGGCACTGCTGGCCGAATATTTAATTGGAATGGCCTTTGTCAGTTCTGGTTTATCAGCCAATCTGCGAGCACTAATAGCGCCGTTAGGTTGGAACTTGCCAGCATTTTTGGCCAACCCAATTGGCGTTAATGGCGGGTTAGTCGACCTTGTAGCTCTGATTGCCATCATGCTTGCAGCGATTTTAGTTAGTTTCGGAGTGTCGAAGGCATCACGAGTTGAAAACATTTTAGTTGTTGTTAAAGTTTTAGCCATCTTACTTTTTGTTGTTGTCGGCTTAACAGCAATTAAAGCAGCTAACTTCGTGCCGTTCATCCCCCACTATCGTGCTACCGCACACGGACCATTCGGCGGCTGGCAAGGAATTTATGCTGGTGTCTCGATGATTTATATTTCCTTCTTAGGTTTTGATACCATTGCTTCCAATTCAGCCGAAGCTATTAACCCACAAAAGACCATGCCGCGCGGCATTATTGGTTCATTATTAATTGCTGTTGTGTTGTTTGTGGCAGTTAGCTTAGTACTTGTTGGTATGGTGCCTTACCAACAATATTTAAACTCGGCCGAACCAGTCGGTTACGCCCTGCGTCAGACTGGCCACGGCGGTGTCGCAATCATTGTTCAATCAGTAGCCGTTTTGGGCATGTTTACTGCTTTAATTGGTCTATGTATGGCAAGCTCGCGGCTAGTCTACTCGTTTGGTCGTGATGGCATGTTACCCAAGAAATTAGGTAAACTTAATCAGGACCGCAGACCAGCAACAGCTTTATGGACAGTTGCAATTGTTTCCGTTGTTATCTCGGCTTTCATTCCTTTCGCCTTTTTAACACAATTGGTTTCTGCTGGGACATTAATTGCCTTTATGTTTGTCTCAATTGGTATTTATCGTCTGCGCCCACGCGAAGGTCATGATATTGCCGATCCAGCATTCAAAATGCCCCTCTATCCCGTTTTACCATTTCTCGCATTCTTAGGTTCATTCGCCGTCTTCTTAGGCCTAGACAATCAAGCCAAAAAGTACATGCTGGTCTGGTCAATAGTCGGCATCATCATTTATTACCTCTATGGCATGCACCATTCGGCAATGAACAAGCAATAA
- the smc gene encoding chromosome segregation protein SMC has product MPLKELIIDGFKSFAEKTKIEFDAGITGIVGPNGSGKSNITEAIRWVMGESRAKSLRGSNMKDVIFAGSEFRKGANHAEVTMVFDNQKRELHFDADQVTVTRRILLSGDNEYLINKHSVRQRDVRALFLDSGISQDSLAIISQGRVDQILNSRPEARRVLFEEAAGVLHFKKQKEAASLQLEQTTDNLVRINDLVKELEQRIEPLHEQSSLAKEYQFQKQGLDQKLKTLLAFEIADLDKQKAQVQQKADENQVLLSKLDREVKESQSAVTTKRNEYKQLSDQREQVQADLLALTKKLSDLNANLQIAEQSKQYSEATKKEYQSELSDLKAQVVQLQADGKNLAEQKTTLINQQQKLQDQRSDLTAELNENPANLNQKLDDLRSDYIQLLQDQTSNNNEIVYLNSELKRTRDDSSYQNTDVTTELTKSKAELERLKSEGTSLKEKRTKEQQQAATLTSKQEDVQTKLNSLRQTVTENTHRLNQVSARYEALENIRKRHEGYYYGVRNVLNNLADYPGIIGAIGELISFPAELEAAMATALGGGVQNLVAATRSDARDAINQLKQRHAGRATFLPLDGLRQYSIPASTVRSLQSFAGYQGIASDLVQSSSREDISPAINYLLGSTVIVDTIDNALQISRRIGRYRIVTLDGDIISPGGSMTGGVRNQKNNSPLQTAAELTQLKQKIAQLKEGLTADQADLAALVKQDEELKQQLSAVKQKLQEVSRDLGEAVLSYQNQEKEVNRLKAANQLFESRREERDKQIASLTAKIKQAEQQKADFVTKIAEQKEQISQLQERIKNFATLNQKVQDKLAELDPQIAVYTNKLENLASQQKTNQQELADQQKQVETLTTKLADLEHNGQLDQQKKQELHQENKAGVQQKTKLQEELNTLSSQLGQFDAQINQLDQVASRNYDLRKDAASEQEGLSVKIAQFSSKIDQRLETLNKDYSLTYEAALAHAEGENTPQAREQLQKEVKLHRMTLEDIGPVNLKSIDEYEEVKTRYDFLNNQQNDLLKARDNLRQSMTELDQEVGNRFSKTFTAVAKSFKELFPVVFGGGNAKLVLTDPDDLLTTGVEIIAQPPGKKLQRLSLLSGGERALTAITLLFAMLKVKPVPFCVLDEVEAALDDANVTRFAQFLEKYDMHTQFIVITHRRGTMERADQLYGVVMQESGVSQVFSVSLKELKNEVN; this is encoded by the coding sequence GTGCCATTAAAAGAACTAATAATTGACGGTTTTAAGTCTTTTGCAGAAAAGACCAAGATTGAATTTGATGCCGGGATTACTGGCATTGTCGGCCCTAATGGTAGTGGGAAAAGTAATATTACTGAAGCTATTCGTTGGGTAATGGGTGAATCACGGGCGAAGTCGCTGCGTGGTTCCAATATGAAAGATGTTATTTTTGCCGGAAGTGAATTTCGTAAGGGTGCCAATCACGCAGAAGTGACGATGGTTTTTGATAATCAGAAGCGCGAGCTGCATTTTGACGCCGATCAGGTGACGGTAACGCGGCGCATTTTGCTTTCAGGTGATAATGAATACTTGATTAACAAGCATTCAGTTAGACAGCGCGATGTTCGCGCACTTTTTTTGGATTCTGGAATTTCGCAAGATAGTTTAGCGATTATCTCTCAGGGACGAGTGGACCAAATATTAAATTCACGTCCGGAAGCACGGCGCGTGCTGTTTGAAGAAGCTGCTGGGGTGCTTCACTTTAAGAAGCAAAAGGAAGCTGCCAGCTTGCAACTTGAACAGACGACAGACAACTTAGTCAGAATTAATGATTTGGTCAAGGAGCTGGAGCAACGGATTGAGCCGCTGCATGAACAGAGTTCACTAGCCAAGGAGTACCAATTCCAAAAGCAGGGGCTTGATCAAAAGTTAAAAACTTTATTGGCCTTTGAAATTGCGGATTTGGATAAGCAAAAAGCCCAGGTGCAACAAAAGGCTGATGAGAATCAGGTTCTGCTGTCTAAGCTTGATCGCGAAGTTAAGGAATCTCAGAGTGCGGTCACAACTAAGCGCAATGAATACAAGCAGTTAAGTGATCAGCGTGAGCAGGTGCAGGCTGATTTACTCGCATTAACTAAAAAGCTGTCGGATTTAAATGCCAATTTGCAGATTGCAGAGCAAAGCAAGCAATATAGTGAAGCGACTAAGAAGGAATATCAGTCTGAACTGAGCGACTTAAAGGCTCAGGTTGTTCAGCTTCAAGCTGATGGTAAAAATCTGGCTGAGCAAAAGACGACTTTAATTAATCAGCAGCAGAAACTGCAAGACCAACGCTCGGATTTAACTGCGGAATTAAACGAAAATCCCGCTAACTTAAATCAAAAATTAGATGATTTGCGCTCTGATTATATTCAGTTGTTACAGGATCAAACTTCCAATAATAATGAAATTGTTTATCTCAATTCTGAATTAAAAAGAACGCGTGATGACAGCAGTTATCAAAATACTGATGTGACAACCGAATTAACCAAGTCAAAAGCAGAACTGGAGAGGTTAAAGTCAGAAGGTACATCACTTAAGGAAAAGCGGACAAAAGAGCAACAGCAGGCTGCTACATTAACGTCTAAGCAGGAAGATGTCCAAACAAAATTAAATAGTTTACGACAAACGGTTACTGAAAATACTCACCGGCTGAATCAAGTAAGTGCAAGATATGAAGCACTGGAAAATATTCGCAAGCGTCATGAAGGTTACTATTATGGCGTTCGCAATGTTTTAAATAATCTGGCTGACTACCCCGGAATTATCGGGGCAATCGGTGAATTGATTTCATTTCCGGCAGAACTAGAAGCCGCAATGGCGACCGCGCTTGGCGGCGGCGTGCAAAACTTGGTGGCGGCGACGCGCTCGGATGCTCGAGATGCGATTAACCAATTAAAGCAGCGTCATGCTGGACGGGCTACATTTTTACCGTTAGATGGTTTACGGCAGTATTCAATTCCTGCTTCAACCGTTCGCAGTTTGCAGTCGTTTGCTGGTTATCAGGGGATTGCCAGTGATTTGGTGCAAAGTTCAAGTAGAGAAGATATTAGCCCAGCGATTAACTACCTGCTTGGCAGTACGGTAATTGTCGATACGATTGATAATGCCTTACAAATTTCGCGGCGTATTGGCCGTTATCGGATTGTTACCTTAGACGGCGACATTATCTCGCCCGGCGGTTCAATGACTGGTGGTGTGCGCAACCAAAAGAACAATTCACCACTGCAAACTGCAGCTGAATTAACGCAGCTTAAACAAAAAATCGCGCAGTTAAAAGAAGGCTTAACTGCTGACCAGGCAGATTTAGCAGCGCTGGTTAAGCAAGACGAAGAATTAAAGCAGCAATTGTCTGCTGTTAAGCAAAAATTGCAGGAAGTTAGTCGCGATTTGGGCGAAGCTGTCCTTTCTTATCAAAACCAAGAAAAAGAAGTAAACCGCCTAAAAGCTGCTAACCAATTGTTTGAATCTCGTAGAGAAGAGCGAGACAAGCAAATTGCGTCATTAACAGCGAAGATTAAGCAGGCTGAACAGCAAAAAGCCGATTTTGTGACAAAGATTGCCGAGCAAAAAGAGCAGATTAGCCAGCTTCAAGAACGAATTAAGAACTTTGCAACGTTAAACCAAAAAGTCCAAGATAAGCTAGCTGAACTTGATCCGCAAATTGCGGTTTATACTAACAAATTAGAAAATTTGGCTAGTCAACAAAAGACAAATCAGCAAGAATTAGCTGACCAGCAAAAGCAAGTTGAGACGTTGACAACCAAACTTGCTGATTTGGAGCATAATGGTCAGCTTGACCAACAGAAAAAGCAAGAATTGCACCAAGAAAATAAGGCTGGCGTTCAGCAAAAGACTAAACTGCAAGAAGAGCTGAATACGTTGAGTTCACAGCTCGGGCAATTTGATGCGCAAATTAATCAATTAGACCAAGTTGCCAGTCGCAATTATGACTTGCGCAAGGATGCGGCAAGTGAGCAAGAAGGCCTTTCGGTTAAGATTGCCCAGTTTAGCAGTAAAATTGACCAGCGACTTGAGACTTTGAATAAAGATTATTCATTGACCTATGAGGCTGCCTTAGCTCATGCTGAGGGTGAAAATACGCCGCAAGCGCGTGAGCAATTGCAAAAAGAAGTCAAATTGCACCGCATGACACTTGAGGATATTGGTCCAGTTAACTTAAAGTCGATTGACGAATATGAAGAAGTTAAAACGCGTTATGATTTTCTCAATAATCAGCAAAACGACTTACTTAAGGCGCGAGATAATTTGCGCCAGTCAATGACTGAATTAGACCAAGAGGTTGGCAACCGTTTCAGTAAGACTTTTACGGCAGTTGCCAAGAGCTTTAAGGAACTGTTCCCAGTTGTCTTTGGCGGCGGCAATGCTAAGCTGGTCTTAACCGATCCCGATGATTTGTTAACGACGGGTGTTGAAATTATTGCACAGCCACCTGGCAAAAAGTTGCAGCGCTTAAGTCTGCTTTCCGGTGGTGAACGGGCATTGACTGCCATTACATTATTGTTTGCGATGCTGAAGGTTAAGCCGGTGCCGTTTTGCGTTTTGGACGAGGTCGAAGCTGCCTTAGACGATGCGAACGTGACACGATTTGCACAATTTTTGGAAAAGTACGACATGCATACACAATTTATTGTGATTACGCACCGGCGCGGTACAATGGAACGGGCGGACCAATTATATGGCGTTGTTATGCAGGAGTCTGGCGTTTCGCAAGTCTTTTCAGTATCGTTAAAAGAATTAAAAAATGAGGTGAACTAA
- the ftsY gene encoding signal recognition particle-docking protein FtsY produces the protein MGLFDKIKKSLFGNKEEAEVEPKTEAEQQSETKLESSASAETQEVAQSEDESTVSSAATSAVNEPEAEPESEATAESASSSQTMSAAPSESAVSTSAVEEATEPKTESEAESTPVETATQEQDQTELYEKGLAKTNKGFGARLNQFFAQFRSVDEDFFDDLEELLIESDVGFETAEELTSELKDEAKLQKAKSHDDLKKLIVEKLVDLYDKNGDAENEKLRSHDDGQPNIYLFVGVNGAGKTTTIGKLAKRFKDQGKSVLLAAADTFRAGAVEQLVEWGKRVDVPVVTGKEQADPASVVYDATARAIKEHVDYLLVDTAGRLQNKKNLMSELEKIERIIKKQAPDEPTETLLVLDGSTGQNALLQAKDFDKTTKLTGLVLTKLDGSSKGGVVLAIRNEMKLPVKLVGLGEKPEDLADFDAANYAVGLFHDLV, from the coding sequence GTGGGCTTATTTGATAAAATCAAAAAATCACTATTTGGTAATAAAGAAGAGGCTGAGGTAGAGCCTAAAACAGAGGCAGAACAACAGTCTGAAACCAAATTAGAATCTAGTGCTAGCGCTGAAACGCAAGAAGTTGCGCAGAGTGAAGATGAAAGTACAGTTTCGTCAGCGGCAACAAGTGCGGTGAATGAGCCAGAAGCTGAACCAGAGTCTGAAGCGACAGCAGAATCTGCTTCTAGCAGTCAAACAATGTCTGCTGCACCTAGTGAATCTGCTGTCAGTACGTCTGCTGTTGAAGAAGCGACAGAACCGAAGACGGAATCTGAAGCAGAGTCAACACCTGTAGAAACTGCAACGCAGGAGCAAGATCAGACAGAACTGTACGAAAAGGGCCTTGCCAAGACCAACAAAGGCTTTGGTGCTCGGTTAAACCAGTTCTTTGCGCAATTTAGATCGGTTGACGAAGACTTTTTTGACGATTTGGAAGAATTGTTGATTGAATCAGACGTTGGCTTTGAAACCGCTGAAGAATTAACATCAGAATTAAAAGACGAAGCCAAATTACAAAAAGCTAAATCACACGACGACTTAAAGAAATTAATCGTTGAAAAGTTGGTGGATCTCTACGACAAGAACGGGGATGCCGAAAATGAAAAACTGCGTTCTCATGATGATGGTCAACCCAATATTTATCTTTTTGTCGGGGTTAATGGTGCTGGCAAGACCACTACAATTGGTAAATTAGCAAAACGGTTCAAAGATCAGGGCAAGTCAGTGCTGCTAGCAGCTGCCGATACTTTTAGAGCCGGAGCAGTTGAGCAACTAGTTGAATGGGGCAAGCGCGTTGATGTCCCTGTCGTAACAGGCAAGGAGCAGGCTGACCCTGCTTCAGTTGTTTACGACGCAACAGCAAGAGCAATCAAGGAGCACGTTGATTACTTATTGGTTGATACAGCCGGCCGCTTGCAAAATAAGAAGAACTTAATGAGCGAACTCGAAAAGATTGAGCGTATCATTAAAAAGCAGGCACCTGATGAACCAACAGAAACCCTGTTAGTTTTAGATGGTTCGACTGGACAAAATGCCTTGTTGCAAGCAAAGGACTTTGATAAGACCACTAAGTTAACTGGTTTGGTCTTAACCAAATTAGACGGCTCTTCCAAAGGTGGGGTTGTGCTGGCAATTAGAAACGAAATGAAATTGCCGGTGAAGCTAGTTGGTTTAGGTGAAAAGCCTGAAGACTTGGCTGACTTCGACGCAGCAAATTATGCTGTTGGACTTTTCCATGATTTGGTATAA